One window from the genome of Artemia franciscana chromosome 12, ASM3288406v1, whole genome shotgun sequence encodes:
- the LOC136034091 gene encoding small integral membrane protein 12-A-like, which translates to MLIIDKGNLIIRNLKIYDILLYNKGMIPAVWAVLRSYAPALMLPVAALVGLIGYSIESRVSDRYTPYKDSIGEAREERQLEEVLSKEGSLVESIKEKKFVPKSVFEKNVSPSLQK; encoded by the exons ATGCTTATTATTGACAAAGGGAATTTGATTAtccggaatttaaaaatttatg atatattGCTTTACAATAAAGGCATGATTCCAGCTGTTTGGGCAGTGTTGAGAAGCTATGCTCCTGCACTTATGCTACCAGTTGCTGCTCTAGTGGGACTTATTGGTTACAGTATTGAGTCCAGAGTGTCTGACAGATATACTCCCTACAAAGATAGTATTGGAGAAGCACGTGAAGAAAGACAGTTAGAAGAAGTTTTGAGTAAAGAAGGTAGCTTAGTGGAAAGcataaaagagaagaaatttGTGCCGAAatctgtttttgaaaaaaatgtatcacCTTCTCTTCAGaaatag